Within the Agromyces ramosus genome, the region GGCCTCAGCGACGTGTTCGCGCGGTACGCCGCCGATCACCTGTTCAGCGACATCGACGAGCTCGGGGTGCGCGACGGCGCGAACCTCGTCGTCACCGATGAGGCCGGGAACGAGATCTTCGCGCCCTCGTTCTCGATCTGGACCACGATCGAGGAATGCCTGAACCCGCCCGTGATCTGGGAGCAGGCGGCCGGCTGGTACACGACGCCGCCGTTCTCCCAGCCCGAGGTGTTCGTCTTCCCCGACGGCATCGGCCCGGTCGAGTGCGTGAACGTCGAGCACGAGGAGGTGCTCCTCATGCCGCGGTGGGTCGACGCGAAGCGCGTCACCTTCAAGTACGGCCTCGGCGAGGAGTTCATCAACGTGCTGCGGGTGCTGCACCTGCTCGGCCTCGACTCCACGACGCCGGTGCGCGTGCGGAGCGCCGACGGCCCGGTGCACGTCGCGCCGCGTGACGTCGTGGCATCGGCGTTGCCCGACCCGGCGTCGATCGGCCCGCGCATGACCGGCAAGACCTGCGCCGGCCTGTGGGTCACGGGCACCGGCACCGACGGCGAACCGCGCGAGGTGTACCTGTACCACGTGTCCGACAACGAGTGGACGATGGCCGAGTACGAGGCGCAGTGCGTCGTGTGGCAGACCGCGCTGAACCCGGTGATCGCGCTCGAGCTGCTCGCGACCGGCGCGTGGTCGGGCCGCGGAGTGCTCGGGCCCGAGGCGTTCGACGCGGCGCCCTTTCTCGAGCTCATGGCCCGCCCCGAAGCCGACGGCGGCTACGGCCAGGCCTGGGGCATGGAGGATCGGCTGGCGTGACCGTTCGCACGGGTGAGGTGGCCGCGGCGCTGATCGCAGCGGCCGAGGCGGCAGCGGATGCCGCCGACACGCGCTCCGGCGTGCGAACCCGCCCGGCCCGGCGCGCCGAGCTCGGCGGCGTGCTCGCCCGCTTCGAGTCGACCTGGGGCGGCGGACGCGGCGCCGACCTCGCGACGATCCAGGCCCTCCACCACGCGGGCAACACCGTGCTCGTCGCGGTGCCCGCGTCTGCGGCCGACGACGAGCGGGCGGATGCCGCGGCAGCGCCCATCGGCGCCACGCTCGGCTTCCTCGGCTGGACGGGCGGACTGCACGTGCACTCGCACATGAACGCCGTCGACCCCGCGGCGCGCGGGCGCGGCATCGGCGTCGCGCTGAAGCTCCGGCAGCGGGCGGTGTGCCTCGCCCACGGCGTCACCGAGATGCGGTGGACGTACGACCCGCTCATCCGTCGCAACGCGCACCTGAACCTCGTGCGGCTCGGAGCCGAGGTCACGCGATTCCTGCCAGACTTCTACGGGCAGCTCGACGACGCGATCACCGGCACCGACCGCAGCGACCGCTTCGAGGTGCGGTGGCGACTCGACGGCCGGCGCACCGCGAGGGCGCTCGGGCGTGGGCCGGTGCCCGAGTGGCACGCCGAGGGCGGACTCGCGCTCGCCGCGGACTTCGAGGCGCTCCGTGCCGCGGATCCCGCCGCGGCAGCGCGGCTGCGCGACGAGTCTCGCGCAGCGTTCGCGGTGCTCGGCGCCGGCGGGCTGCGCGCCGACCTCGACGCGAACGGCGACTACGTCTTCACCCGCGACGACCCCGACCGGGAGGCCTGATGATCGACACGGCACGCAGCACCACCGGCATCGAACGCATCGAGCTGCACCGGGTCGAGGTACCGCTCGTGCGCCCATTCGAGACCTCGTTCGGCCGCGAGACCGTGCGCGAGGTACTCCTCGTGCGCGTCGTGACCGATGCGGGCGAGGGGTGGGGCGAGTGCGTCGCGGGGCGCGACCCGTTCTACTCGGGCGAATACGTCGCTGGCGCGGCATCCGTGATCGAGCGCTACCTGGGGCCGGCGCTCCTGCGGCGCCACACCGCGGCGTTCGAAGAACACGGGCATATGACCGGCGTGCTCATCGACGACCCGTCTCGCTCGGCGGGCGTCTGGGTCGACGATCGGGAGCAGCACGCCGCCGGCGCCGATCGGCGCGCTGCCGC harbors:
- a CDS encoding saccharopine dehydrogenase family protein; the encoded protein is MRILLVGAGGVGDAIAKIAARRDFFELLVVGDYDESRAERTVEWIRAKHGEAVAARFATTQIDASDPDVVASVARDLRATHVMNAVEPKFVPSIFAGALAAGADYLDMAMSLSEPHPSDPYAQTGVKLGDDQFAQSGDWDAAGRLALVGMGVEPGLSDVFARYAADHLFSDIDELGVRDGANLVVTDEAGNEIFAPSFSIWTTIEECLNPPVIWEQAAGWYTTPPFSQPEVFVFPDGIGPVECVNVEHEEVLLMPRWVDAKRVTFKYGLGEEFINVLRVLHLLGLDSTTPVRVRSADGPVHVAPRDVVASALPDPASIGPRMTGKTCAGLWVTGTGTDGEPREVYLYHVSDNEWTMAEYEAQCVVWQTALNPVIALELLATGAWSGRGVLGPEAFDAAPFLELMARPEADGGYGQAWGMEDRLA
- a CDS encoding GNAT family N-acetyltransferase, which translates into the protein MTVRTGEVAAALIAAAEAAADAADTRSGVRTRPARRAELGGVLARFESTWGGGRGADLATIQALHHAGNTVLVAVPASAADDERADAAAAPIGATLGFLGWTGGLHVHSHMNAVDPAARGRGIGVALKLRQRAVCLAHGVTEMRWTYDPLIRRNAHLNLVRLGAEVTRFLPDFYGQLDDAITGTDRSDRFEVRWRLDGRRTARALGRGPVPEWHAEGGLALAADFEALRAADPAAAARLRDESRAAFAVLGAGGLRADLDANGDYVFTRDDPDREA